The Exiguobacterium aurantiacum DSM 6208 genome includes a window with the following:
- a CDS encoding type 1 glutamine amidotransferase domain-containing protein translates to MKLQGMNILQIVSDDFEDLELWYPIHRLREEGANVILAGEKGAHVYTGKYGVPAKSDVAFEDVDITSFDALLVPGGWSPDLLRRFDSVKGFVRYMHDQKRPIGQICHAGWVLISADILKGVNVTSTPGIKDDMENAGAIWHDEPVVVDGHIVSSRRPPDLPDYMRAFIDVMAKR, encoded by the coding sequence ATGAAATTACAAGGTATGAACATCCTGCAAATCGTCAGTGACGATTTTGAAGATTTAGAACTGTGGTATCCGATCCACCGCTTGCGAGAGGAAGGCGCGAACGTCATCCTCGCCGGGGAGAAAGGTGCGCACGTCTACACGGGGAAATATGGCGTTCCCGCAAAGTCCGACGTCGCGTTTGAAGACGTGGACATCACGTCATTCGATGCGTTGCTCGTGCCTGGTGGTTGGTCACCAGACTTGTTACGTCGCTTTGACTCGGTGAAAGGGTTCGTCCGTTATATGCATGACCAAAAACGTCCGATCGGTCAAATTTGCCATGCCGGCTGGGTGCTCATTTCCGCTGACATTCTTAAAGGTGTCAACGTTACAAGCACACCAGGCATTAAAGATGATATGGAAAACGCAGGTGCGATCTGGCATGATGAGCCGGTCGTCGTCGATGGGCATATCGTTTCGAGTCGTCGTCCACCTGATTTGCCAGATTATATGCGCGCCTTCATCGATGTGATGGCGAAGCGCTGA